From one Deltaproteobacteria bacterium genomic stretch:
- the ligD gene encoding DNA ligase D, with the protein MAAPLDEYRRKRDPERTPEAFGAHGSWRGGLFVVQQHAARAMHYDLRLEMGGVLKSWAVPKGPSVRSHEKRLAVHVEDHPVEYADFEGVIPRDNYGAGAVILWDQGSYRLLHASDPLQQLEKGTLEIELQGYKLRGVWMLVRMGRGDKEWLLFSKDGAEAGAEPVEALPASILSGLTVAERRDPRSRLARLDRALKRMPAPAAGSGRKPRPMLASLGTAPFSDPGWLFEIKYDGVRVLARRRDGAVTLLGRKGDDVTLRYPEIVHALNKAAPTDFLIDGEIVAMDEDGRPSFQRLQRRMHLNNRFDIEQAARTVPVRGFFFDCLEAEKRDLRAVPLAQRKQCLSMFVPERGLVQYTEHIPERGEEFYHAAAANHLEGIIAKRADSRYSAGRSRDWLKFKCRKRQEFVIGGYTQPGGTRPLFGALHLGLYRDGALEYVSKVGTGFDRKTLGAVHRWLQELEREDSPFPAGSPAGRAHRWVEPRLVCEVEYTEWTKDGGLRHPSFLGLRDDKAPEDCLREDPPEVSTGGAAETSAAPRHPAPAQLALTNPDKVFWPEDGYTKSDLIDYYTAIAPFLLPYLRDRPLVLTRFPDGIHGKSFFQKDAPDFVPDWVATRRIYSKDAERDIDYFIVNDTDSLRYVANLGTIPLHIWGSRLDSLEHPDWLVLDLDPKGAPFTHVVRVARELKRILDGLEIASYVKTSGATGLHILVPMGRRYLYEQCRTFARLLAMAGTQALPDIATVQRPLHARDGKVYIDFGQNGYGRTIAAPFSVRPLPGAPVSCPLRWSEVTAKLDPGRFTIKTALRRFAKKADPLLPVVDAPGIDMVDALGRMDTLFRKKV; encoded by the coding sequence ATGGCCGCGCCGCTGGATGAATACCGGCGCAAGCGCGATCCCGAGCGCACCCCGGAAGCCTTCGGCGCCCACGGTTCGTGGCGCGGCGGCCTGTTCGTGGTGCAGCAGCACGCCGCCCGGGCGATGCACTACGACCTGCGCCTGGAGATGGGCGGCGTGCTCAAGAGCTGGGCCGTTCCCAAGGGCCCGTCGGTGCGCTCCCACGAGAAGCGCCTCGCGGTGCACGTGGAAGACCACCCCGTCGAATACGCCGACTTCGAGGGCGTCATCCCCAGAGACAACTACGGCGCCGGCGCCGTCATCCTGTGGGACCAGGGCTCCTACCGGCTGCTCCACGCATCGGACCCGCTCCAACAACTCGAAAAGGGCACGTTGGAAATCGAGCTCCAGGGCTACAAGCTGCGCGGCGTGTGGATGCTCGTGCGCATGGGACGGGGCGACAAGGAGTGGCTGCTGTTCAGCAAGGACGGGGCCGAGGCGGGCGCGGAGCCGGTGGAGGCGTTGCCCGCCTCCATCCTGTCCGGCCTTACCGTGGCGGAGCGGCGGGACCCGCGTTCGCGCCTGGCCCGTCTCGATCGGGCGCTGAAGCGCATGCCGGCCCCGGCGGCGGGGAGTGGGCGCAAGCCGAGACCGATGCTGGCCTCCCTCGGCACGGCGCCTTTCTCGGATCCCGGATGGCTCTTCGAGATCAAGTATGACGGCGTCCGCGTTCTCGCCCGGCGCCGTGACGGCGCGGTGACCCTATTGGGGCGCAAGGGCGACGACGTGACGCTGCGCTATCCGGAGATCGTCCACGCACTGAACAAGGCCGCCCCCACCGACTTCCTGATCGACGGCGAGATCGTCGCCATGGACGAGGACGGCCGGCCGAGCTTCCAGCGCCTGCAGCGGCGCATGCACCTGAACAACCGCTTCGACATCGAGCAGGCGGCGCGGACGGTGCCCGTGCGCGGCTTCTTCTTCGACTGCCTGGAGGCCGAAAAGAGGGACCTGCGTGCCGTGCCCCTGGCGCAAAGGAAGCAGTGCCTTTCCATGTTCGTGCCGGAGCGCGGCCTGGTCCAGTACACGGAGCATATCCCGGAGCGCGGAGAGGAGTTCTATCACGCCGCCGCGGCGAACCACCTGGAAGGCATCATCGCCAAGCGCGCGGACAGCCGCTACAGCGCCGGGCGCTCGCGCGATTGGCTGAAGTTCAAGTGCCGCAAGCGCCAGGAGTTCGTCATCGGCGGCTACACCCAGCCCGGGGGTACGCGCCCGCTTTTCGGCGCGCTGCACCTGGGGCTCTACCGCGACGGTGCGCTGGAGTACGTCTCCAAGGTGGGCACGGGCTTCGACCGGAAGACCCTGGGCGCCGTGCACCGATGGCTCCAGGAACTGGAACGCGAGGACTCCCCTTTCCCCGCGGGATCGCCCGCGGGCAGAGCGCACCGGTGGGTGGAGCCCCGGCTGGTCTGCGAGGTGGAATACACCGAGTGGACGAAAGACGGCGGCCTGCGCCACCCGTCCTTTCTGGGCCTGCGCGACGACAAGGCGCCGGAGGATTGTCTCCGTGAAGATCCGCCGGAAGTCTCCACCGGCGGCGCGGCGGAAACAAGCGCCGCGCCGCGGCATCCCGCGCCCGCGCAGCTCGCCCTCACCAACCCGGACAAGGTGTTCTGGCCCGAGGACGGCTACACCAAGAGCGACCTCATCGACTATTACACGGCCATCGCGCCGTTCTTGCTGCCCTACCTCCGGGACCGCCCGCTGGTGTTGACGCGTTTTCCCGACGGCATCCACGGCAAGTCGTTCTTCCAGAAGGACGCACCGGATTTCGTTCCCGACTGGGTCGCCACCCGGCGCATCTACTCCAAGGACGCGGAGCGCGACATCGACTACTTCATCGTCAACGACACGGACAGCCTGCGCTACGTGGCCAACCTCGGCACCATCCCGCTGCACATCTGGGGCAGCCGGCTCGATTCCCTGGAACACCCCGACTGGCTGGTGCTGGACCTGGACCCCAAGGGAGCCCCGTTCACACACGTCGTGCGCGTGGCGCGGGAGCTCAAACGTATCCTGGACGGGCTGGAGATCGCCTCGTACGTCAAGACCTCCGGCGCCACCGGGCTCCACATCCTGGTGCCCATGGGACGGCGCTACCTCTACGAACAGTGCCGCACCTTCGCGCGCCTGCTGGCCATGGCGGGCACGCAGGCGCTCCCCGACATCGCCACCGTACAAAGGCCGCTCCACGCCCGCGATGGCAAGGTCTACATCGACTTCGGCCAGAACGGCTACGGCCGCACCATCGCCGCGCCCTTCTCGGTGCGGCCACTGCCGGGCGCGCCGGTCTCCTGCCCGCTGCGCTGGTCCGAGGTGACCGCGAAGCTCGACCCCGGACGCTTCACGATCAAAACGGCACTCCGACGCTTCGCAAAAAAGGCGGATCCGCTGTTGCCGGTGGTGGACGCGCCCGGCATCGACATGGTCGACGCGCTCGGGCGCATGGACACCCTGTTCAGGAAGAAGGTGTAA
- a CDS encoding amidohydrolase family protein, producing the protein MSTDAMPVIDMDSHVEEPKEAWDHLDSKYADRKPFPVVAEDLPQLGGINAFWYIDGTVYPKPMGRGNLVYGTPIEMRFATQKEFTIGSQTMTDIPARLKDMDAVGIDVQVVFSTVFLQPVTDDLMFEAALMRSYNTWMASACAERPDRMKWGAILPMRDPRLALDELNRSLKLGASVAGIYGTVGETMLHDLYYDEFFAEVERLGVPLAIHAGWSHPGITRSMDDVSGSRAIGFTLPVMMGFYSFLGGGILERHPRLRVAFMEIGVQWLPYLVQRIDHYHHADSALGLPLPVKQPVSETLKQSDVYFTPEADELFLPQVAEYVGEDRLLFEGDMPHAEAREGAKGELLEREDLSEELKWKILSVNGRRFLNL; encoded by the coding sequence GTGAGCACGGATGCAATGCCGGTCATCGACATGGACTCGCACGTCGAGGAGCCCAAGGAGGCCTGGGATCACCTCGACTCGAAGTACGCGGATCGGAAGCCCTTCCCCGTGGTGGCCGAAGACCTGCCGCAACTGGGGGGCATCAACGCCTTCTGGTACATCGACGGCACCGTTTACCCCAAACCCATGGGGCGGGGAAACCTCGTGTACGGCACTCCCATCGAGATGCGCTTCGCCACCCAGAAGGAGTTCACCATCGGCTCCCAGACCATGACCGACATCCCCGCCCGCCTGAAGGACATGGACGCGGTGGGCATCGACGTCCAGGTGGTGTTCTCCACGGTGTTTCTCCAGCCGGTGACCGACGACCTCATGTTCGAGGCCGCGCTCATGCGCAGCTACAACACCTGGATGGCGTCGGCCTGCGCGGAACGCCCGGACCGTATGAAATGGGGCGCCATCCTGCCCATGCGGGACCCGCGGCTGGCCTTGGATGAGCTCAATCGCAGCCTCAAGCTGGGCGCCTCGGTGGCCGGCATCTACGGCACCGTGGGCGAGACCATGCTGCACGACCTTTACTACGACGAGTTCTTCGCCGAGGTGGAGCGGTTGGGCGTGCCCCTGGCCATCCACGCAGGCTGGAGCCATCCCGGTATCACCCGCAGCATGGACGATGTCTCCGGCTCCCGCGCCATCGGCTTTACCCTCCCGGTCATGATGGGATTCTACAGCTTCCTGGGCGGCGGCATCCTGGAGAGGCACCCCCGCCTCAGGGTCGCCTTCATGGAGATCGGGGTGCAGTGGCTCCCCTACCTGGTGCAACGCATCGATCACTACCATCACGCCGACAGCGCCCTGGGCCTGCCGTTGCCGGTCAAGCAACCGGTTTCCGAAACCCTCAAGCAGAGCGACGTCTACTTCACACCGGAGGCGGATGAACTCTTCCTGCCCCAGGTGGCGGAGTACGTCGGCGAGGACCGGCTGCTGTTCGAGGGCGACATGCCCCACGCCGAGGCCCGGGAGGGCGCCAAGGGGGAGCTGCTGGAGCGGGAAGACCTGTCGGAAGAGCTCAAGTGGAAGATCCTGAGCGTCAACGGCCGGCGGTTCCTGAACCTGTGA
- a CDS encoding 3-hydroxybutyryl-CoA dehydratase: MKPMETIDLTALMEKTEAEGNGRTVVWQDSESIAFLSSGRKRRIDFHVDPSDEVTLVLKGEQRLHCLTGEGEEKVVTMGPGQMTLCPGGVPHSPRVDAGTWFLVFERVRQPGEQDRFMWFCENCGKKVYEVDVTVGNYGDDPVGQVHRDFYGDEKLRTCSDCGSVVPQPE, from the coding sequence ATGAAGCCAATGGAGACCATCGATCTCACGGCGCTGATGGAGAAGACCGAGGCCGAGGGCAACGGCCGCACGGTGGTGTGGCAGGACTCGGAGTCCATCGCGTTCCTCAGCAGCGGGCGCAAGCGGCGCATCGACTTCCACGTGGACCCGAGCGACGAGGTGACGCTGGTGCTGAAGGGGGAGCAGCGCCTCCATTGCCTCACCGGCGAGGGCGAGGAAAAGGTCGTGACCATGGGGCCCGGGCAGATGACCTTGTGCCCGGGCGGGGTACCGCACTCCCCGCGCGTCGATGCGGGGACCTGGTTCCTGGTGTTCGAGCGGGTGCGCCAACCGGGGGAGCAGGACCGGTTCATGTGGTTTTGCGAGAACTGCGGTAAGAAGGTGTACGAGGTGGACGTCACCGTGGGGAACTACGGCGACGATCCCGTGGGACAGGTTCACCGGGATTTTTACGGCGACGAGAAGCTCCGGACCTGCAGTGACTGCGGCAGCGTCGTTCCCCAGCCGGAATAG
- a CDS encoding SDR family oxidoreductase: MSQDFDGKVIIVTGAARGIGRVYSTELAKAGAKVVVSDILDGEPCASEIREQGGDAFFVTADVTNEESVKAMAAAAHDRYGRIDGLVNNAAIFADVRYAPFDEISVAEWDQVMDVNVKGVWLASRAVYPYMKAQGSGKIVNIASGVPFKGIPVYIHYTVSKGAVVALTRTLARGTGKDGICVNAVAPGLTRSESLLEVRGGLVDEDDVPQIQSRAIPRSQYPEDIVGAVMFFLSDAANFITGQTLLVDGGSYMH; this comes from the coding sequence ATGTCGCAGGACTTTGACGGCAAGGTCATCATCGTCACCGGCGCGGCCCGGGGCATCGGCCGTGTTTACTCCACCGAGTTGGCCAAGGCGGGGGCGAAGGTGGTGGTGTCGGACATCCTGGACGGGGAGCCTTGCGCTTCCGAGATACGGGAGCAGGGCGGAGACGCCTTCTTCGTCACGGCCGACGTCACCAATGAAGAGAGCGTCAAGGCCATGGCCGCGGCGGCCCACGACCGCTACGGCCGCATCGACGGACTGGTGAACAACGCGGCGATCTTCGCCGACGTCCGCTATGCTCCGTTCGACGAGATCAGCGTGGCCGAGTGGGACCAGGTGATGGATGTGAACGTCAAGGGCGTATGGCTGGCGTCGCGCGCGGTCTACCCCTACATGAAGGCGCAGGGTTCCGGAAAGATCGTGAACATCGCCTCCGGCGTGCCCTTCAAGGGTATCCCCGTGTACATCCACTACACGGTGTCCAAGGGCGCGGTGGTGGCGCTCACGCGCACCCTGGCCCGAGGTACCGGAAAGGACGGCATCTGCGTCAACGCCGTGGCGCCCGGACTGACCCGCAGCGAGAGCCTGCTGGAGGTGCGCGGCGGCCTGGTGGACGAGGACGACGTGCCCCAGATCCAGAGCCGCGCCATCCCCCGCAGCCAGTATCCCGAGGACATTGTCGGCGCGGTGATGTTCTTCCTCTCGGACGCCGCGAACTTCATTACCGGGCAGACGCTGTTGGTGGACGGCGGCTCCTACATGCACTGA
- a CDS encoding ImmA/IrrE family metallo-endopeptidase, producing MSEETTGRAHRVLEAAGRLLDDCAIERAPVDLVRLARHVGIGRIRELDIRLDGQLVELGDGDYEVILSRNAPHTRRRFTLAHEIGHLLVAAHENGSMSCGDGPTEELCNRVAAELLMPGRFVNAAVTPDLDVAGFRRLATRFQCSLEATGWRVLNVGKVTGALLVWRQQDDGSLELSAAPRTFGFDLPFESGHILDGDLPFVRQLAQRNDGPVTYTHPASGKTYRGDYVRLNKVLLMFFKTAGTAVSRRRRRAAAAPGQLDLFAPRGASE from the coding sequence ATGAGCGAGGAGACCACAGGCCGGGCGCACCGTGTCCTGGAGGCGGCCGGCCGGCTCCTCGATGACTGTGCCATAGAGCGCGCGCCGGTGGATCTGGTGCGGCTGGCGCGGCATGTGGGCATCGGACGCATACGGGAATTGGACATACGGCTCGACGGCCAGCTCGTGGAACTCGGGGACGGCGACTACGAGGTCATCCTCAGCCGCAACGCGCCGCACACGCGCCGGCGCTTCACCCTGGCCCACGAAATCGGCCACCTACTCGTCGCCGCCCACGAGAACGGGTCCATGAGTTGCGGCGACGGCCCCACCGAGGAGTTGTGCAACCGGGTGGCGGCGGAGTTGCTGATGCCCGGCCGTTTCGTCAACGCGGCGGTCACGCCGGACCTGGACGTGGCCGGCTTCCGGCGCTTGGCGACGCGGTTCCAGTGCTCGCTCGAGGCCACCGGCTGGCGCGTGCTCAACGTGGGAAAGGTCACGGGCGCCTTGCTGGTCTGGCGGCAGCAGGACGACGGCAGCCTGGAACTCTCCGCCGCGCCGCGCACTTTCGGCTTCGATCTTCCGTTCGAATCCGGCCACATCCTTGATGGCGACCTGCCGTTCGTGCGACAGTTGGCGCAACGAAACGACGGGCCGGTCACCTACACGCATCCGGCGAGCGGCAAGACCTACCGGGGCGACTATGTCCGTTTGAACAAGGTACTGTTGATGTTCTTCAAGACAGCAGGAACCGCGGTCTCGAGGCGCCGGCGGCGCGCGGCCGCGGCGCCGGGACAGCTCGATCTGTTCGCCCCCCGGGGAGCAAGTGAGTAG
- a CDS encoding UbiD family decarboxylase, giving the protein MSQADRLPYHDMRGLLALLEAEGELRRITKPVEARYLNTLLAQADTALLMENVEGYGMPVVGGLVGSRRRVALGLGCDQRELGRKFMEALDNPVEAKVVEAGPAQEVVKIGDEVDLTELPIPFQHRKDGGPYLSAGISVSKDAAGRRNAGCYRLMYRTSRETSIDLVSPSDMRFSYEASLRRGEPLPIAVAFGTGTPEIIAAAYKAPPGYDEFAVAGALYGRPVPLVKCKTVDLEVPAHAEMVLEGEISTDGWTIDEGRYGDFTGHQCSIRWNPVFKVKAVTHRKDPILQTILMPWENDWLEAPPLEAAGWRALREASIRTVAVYATPGSACYWHLYAAIDKRPGEGKNALLALMSLHAIKLVLVTDGDVDLTDPMAVERAMAFRVQPDEDVIIVSGARGKHLDPTLKASRLPKGALPTTSKMGIDATIPDDVDPAEYELLEYPFMDEVKLEDYL; this is encoded by the coding sequence ATGAGCCAAGCGGACAGATTACCGTACCACGACATGCGCGGCCTGCTGGCGTTGCTGGAGGCCGAGGGCGAGCTCCGGCGCATCACGAAGCCGGTGGAAGCCCGTTACCTCAACACGCTGCTGGCACAGGCCGACACCGCGCTGCTCATGGAGAACGTCGAGGGCTACGGCATGCCGGTGGTGGGTGGGCTCGTAGGCTCACGCCGGCGGGTGGCGCTGGGACTCGGCTGTGACCAGCGGGAGCTGGGACGCAAGTTCATGGAGGCCCTGGACAACCCGGTCGAGGCCAAGGTGGTGGAGGCCGGTCCGGCCCAGGAGGTGGTGAAGATCGGCGACGAGGTGGACCTCACCGAGCTGCCCATTCCCTTTCAGCACCGGAAGGACGGCGGCCCGTATCTTTCCGCCGGCATCTCCGTGTCCAAGGACGCCGCCGGACGGCGCAACGCCGGCTGCTACCGGCTCATGTACCGCACCTCGCGGGAGACCAGCATCGACTTGGTATCGCCGTCGGACATGCGCTTCAGCTACGAGGCGTCGCTCAGGCGCGGCGAGCCTTTGCCCATCGCCGTCGCATTCGGCACCGGCACGCCCGAGATCATCGCGGCCGCCTACAAGGCGCCGCCGGGCTACGACGAGTTCGCCGTGGCGGGCGCCCTCTACGGCCGGCCGGTGCCGCTGGTGAAGTGCAAGACCGTGGACCTGGAGGTGCCCGCCCACGCGGAGATGGTCCTGGAAGGGGAGATTTCCACCGACGGCTGGACCATCGACGAGGGGCGCTACGGCGACTTCACCGGCCACCAGTGCTCGATCCGCTGGAACCCTGTCTTCAAGGTCAAGGCGGTCACGCACCGGAAAGACCCGATCCTTCAGACCATCCTGATGCCGTGGGAGAACGACTGGCTGGAGGCGCCGCCGCTGGAGGCCGCGGGATGGCGCGCGCTGCGCGAAGCCAGCATCAGGACCGTCGCGGTCTACGCCACCCCGGGGAGCGCCTGCTACTGGCACCTCTACGCCGCCATCGACAAGCGCCCTGGGGAAGGGAAGAACGCGCTGCTGGCGCTGATGTCGCTCCACGCCATCAAGCTCGTGCTGGTCACCGACGGCGACGTGGACCTCACCGACCCCATGGCGGTGGAGCGCGCCATGGCCTTCCGGGTCCAGCCCGACGAGGACGTCATCATCGTCTCCGGCGCCCGCGGCAAGCACCTCGACCCCACCCTCAAGGCTTCCCGCCTTCCCAAGGGCGCCCTCCCCACCACCTCCAAGATGGGCATCGACGCCACCATCCCGGACGACGTCGACCCCGCGGAGTACGAGCTGCTGGAATATCCGTTCATGGACGAGGTCAAGCTGGAGGACTACCTGTAG
- a CDS encoding Ku protein, translated as MAARAISSGTISFGLVSIPIKLYTAASSGGVAFNFLHNKCGSRMKQQQFCPVCEEVVQRSDLVRGYEFAKNEYVRFENDELKALEEETSKVIELEEFVPLEKVDPVYFEKTYYLGPDKGGDKAYRLLADAMTESNHVALAKYVMRGKEGLVLVRAVRGGLMLHTMYYADEVRDFDEIERGQTVQIKDGELDLAVRLINELVRKEFHPENYHDAYKERVLRLVEQKVEGKEVTALEPQVRQSQVVDLMEALKASLGQHEGAAKAKPRPARQAARTPKTPAVEAEVTFEEFQTAVGESGLEVGAAELKRSFSGLASLKKRKKLVAGDVRAKVVNLRKDLEVIRSDPDLFGDAPKKLKAARIPLTGRDWERY; from the coding sequence ATGGCAGCACGCGCCATCAGTTCCGGGACCATTTCCTTCGGCCTGGTATCCATCCCCATCAAGCTTTACACCGCGGCATCGTCCGGCGGCGTCGCTTTCAACTTCCTGCACAACAAGTGCGGCTCGCGCATGAAGCAGCAGCAGTTCTGCCCCGTGTGCGAGGAGGTGGTGCAGCGTTCGGACCTGGTGCGCGGCTACGAGTTCGCCAAGAACGAATACGTCCGCTTCGAGAACGACGAGCTCAAGGCCCTGGAGGAAGAGACGTCCAAGGTGATCGAGCTGGAAGAGTTCGTGCCGCTGGAAAAGGTCGATCCGGTCTACTTCGAGAAGACCTACTACCTGGGGCCCGACAAGGGCGGCGACAAGGCCTACCGCCTGCTGGCCGACGCCATGACCGAGTCCAACCACGTGGCGCTCGCCAAGTACGTGATGCGTGGCAAGGAAGGGCTGGTGCTGGTCCGCGCGGTGCGCGGCGGACTCATGCTGCACACCATGTACTACGCGGACGAGGTGCGCGACTTCGACGAGATCGAGCGCGGCCAGACGGTCCAGATCAAGGACGGCGAGCTGGACTTGGCGGTGCGCCTCATCAACGAGCTGGTACGCAAGGAGTTCCACCCGGAGAACTACCACGACGCGTACAAGGAACGGGTGCTGCGCCTGGTGGAGCAGAAGGTGGAGGGGAAGGAGGTCACGGCGCTGGAGCCGCAGGTGCGTCAGAGCCAGGTCGTGGACCTGATGGAAGCCCTCAAGGCAAGCCTCGGCCAGCACGAAGGCGCGGCCAAGGCCAAGCCCCGGCCGGCGCGTCAGGCCGCGCGCACGCCCAAGACGCCGGCGGTCGAGGCCGAGGTCACCTTCGAGGAGTTCCAGACGGCGGTGGGCGAGTCCGGTCTGGAGGTGGGCGCCGCCGAATTGAAACGCAGCTTCAGCGGGCTGGCGTCCCTCAAGAAGCGCAAGAAGCTTGTCGCCGGCGACGTGCGCGCCAAAGTCGTGAACCTGCGCAAGGACCTGGAGGTCATCCGCTCCGACCCGGACCTTTTCGGCGACGCGCCCAAGAAGCTCAAGGCTGCCCGCATCCCTCTGACCGGGCGGGACTGGGAACGCTACTGA
- a CDS encoding cytochrome P450, with translation MNGKTAAPLRPPPSTARFHQMLHLGAEMHVLLHELLRTHGDFMRWRGFRDVYLLNHPDFIRPVLTRDYRHFSKRILDYRVLAQVMGNGLVTNDGPHWAQQRNLIQPMFGNRRVNGFDASINALTSSLMDEWETRTGGETLRIDQEMSRLTFRIVGATLFGIDLDRHGQEIAEILEVANLNTLEIRALMTLCSWVPTPYNLKWRRAMKRLDQIVYGLIRARRRRGAGDDDLLDRMIHALDEGTGKGMDEKQLRDEVVTLMLAGHETSANALAWTLYLLSTRPDVEERLVESLAATLNGAPATADDLPRIPYLKQVVQESMRLYPPVWSYSRRAEQQEEFNGRLLPAGAYVAVVPYSLHRHPEFWPDPERFDPERFDRNATEGHHPFSYLPFAAGPRTCIGAAMAMLETQLVLAQILQRFNVHMVPGHPIETTAKVTLRPRYGMVATLNRRTSMHLRKPSAPG, from the coding sequence ATGAACGGCAAGACAGCCGCCCCGCTCAGGCCTCCGCCCTCAACGGCCCGGTTCCACCAGATGCTCCATCTGGGCGCGGAAATGCACGTCCTGTTGCACGAGTTGCTCCGGACGCACGGGGATTTCATGCGCTGGCGTGGATTCCGGGATGTCTACCTGCTCAACCATCCGGACTTCATTCGCCCGGTCCTGACACGGGACTACCGGCATTTCTCCAAGCGCATCCTCGATTACCGCGTGCTGGCGCAGGTCATGGGCAACGGCCTCGTCACCAACGACGGCCCCCACTGGGCGCAGCAGCGCAACCTCATCCAGCCCATGTTCGGCAACCGCCGGGTCAACGGCTTCGACGCGAGCATCAACGCGCTGACGTCATCCTTGATGGATGAGTGGGAGACCCGGACCGGAGGAGAAACTCTCCGGATCGACCAGGAAATGAGCCGGTTGACGTTCCGGATCGTCGGCGCAACGCTGTTCGGCATCGACCTCGACCGTCACGGCCAGGAGATCGCGGAGATCCTCGAGGTGGCCAACTTGAACACCCTTGAGATCCGCGCCCTGATGACCCTGTGCTCGTGGGTCCCCACCCCCTACAACCTCAAGTGGCGACGCGCGATGAAGCGGCTCGACCAAATCGTGTACGGGTTGATACGGGCGCGCCGGCGCCGCGGCGCGGGCGACGACGACCTCCTCGACCGCATGATCCACGCGCTCGACGAGGGGACCGGCAAGGGAATGGACGAGAAGCAGTTGCGCGACGAGGTGGTGACGCTGATGCTGGCCGGCCATGAGACCTCGGCCAACGCCCTGGCCTGGACTCTGTATCTGCTGTCCACGCGTCCCGATGTAGAGGAGCGGCTGGTCGAAAGCCTGGCCGCGACCCTGAACGGCGCCCCCGCCACGGCCGACGACCTCCCGCGGATCCCGTATCTGAAACAGGTGGTGCAGGAATCCATGCGCCTGTATCCGCCGGTGTGGAGCTATTCACGGCGGGCGGAGCAACAGGAGGAGTTCAACGGCCGTCTGCTCCCCGCCGGCGCTTATGTTGCCGTGGTGCCCTACTCCCTCCACCGGCATCCGGAGTTCTGGCCCGACCCCGAACGCTTCGATCCCGAACGCTTCGACCGCAACGCCACCGAAGGCCACCACCCCTTCTCCTACCTGCCCTTCGCCGCCGGACCGCGCACCTGCATCGGGGCCGCCATGGCCATGCTCGAGACCCAACTGGTGCTGGCCCAGATCCTCCAGCGGTTCAACGTCCACATGGTCCCCGGCCACCCCATCGAAACCACCGCCAAGGTCACGCTGAGGCCGCGGTACGGCATGGTGGCGACCCTGAACCGGCGGACGTCGATGCATCTCAGGAAACCGTCCGCGCCAGGGTGA
- a CDS encoding ComF family protein has protein sequence MARSWGCYPRESDATHPLRQVIHRFKYGRQASLGKPLGRLMARACQPWEGDSGFDLIIPVPLHPRRLRWRGFNQSVLLGREVGRGWGVTIDPFVLTRKTETAPQSTLSLRERGPNVRGAFAIAPGRAVARTRVLLVDDIYTSGATLDECTRVLLHAGAREVRALTLARTVS, from the coding sequence ATGGCTCGGAGCTGGGGGTGCTATCCGCGGGAATCGGACGCGACGCACCCGCTGCGACAGGTGATCCACCGTTTCAAGTACGGCCGGCAGGCTTCTCTCGGCAAGCCCTTGGGGCGGCTCATGGCGCGAGCGTGCCAGCCCTGGGAGGGGGATTCCGGCTTCGATCTCATCATTCCGGTGCCGTTGCATCCACGGCGGCTGCGCTGGCGCGGCTTCAACCAGTCCGTCCTGCTGGGACGGGAGGTAGGGCGTGGCTGGGGCGTCACCATCGATCCCTTCGTCCTGACGCGAAAGACCGAGACGGCCCCGCAAAGCACGTTGAGTTTGCGGGAACGCGGGCCGAACGTCAGAGGCGCCTTCGCCATCGCCCCGGGCCGTGCCGTCGCGCGGACGCGCGTCCTGCTCGTGGACGATATCTACACCTCCGGGGCCACCCTCGACGAGTGCACCCGTGTGCTGTTGCACGCGGGCGCGCGCGAAGTGCGGGCACTCACCCTGGCGCGGACGGTTTCCTGA